ACAAACAatcattaaaatttgaaaacatttaaTCGACAATGGACCGTTTGGGATTTTATAGTATGATAACCGTACTAGATCCTGACCCTATCACATCCTCTAACTCAATATTGCAAAATCAACAACTTTgcaagtttttataaaaaaataaaactgatACACATTATATGTCACTTCTCTAATATAACAATCCAAGACAAGACTGCCAGAAAAATTGCATATCTGACGTTACTTTTTTCATAAAGAAAGATAATAACAAACCACTTTTAAATACGACtaaaactttttaaatattacagAATTGGGAAATCACGTCATTATTTAATCAATTTCACCCATAATTTTATAACTTgtaacaaaattttaactaatcaTAAAATCGTTTAAAAATGAActacaaacaataaaaaataatcaattgcttcatgaataaaaaaatttaaataattcaagTCAAAATATAAAGAGAATAGCATGAAACAGATAACAATTAAATAGTTAagtataaacaaaattttaagataaataaaCAACGGTACACGTCAATGGTTCCATTTAATTTTCAGTGAATAAATAAGATTTACTAACATACATAACAAGTCTTTTTATGTTGTCTttgaattattttcatttttacttttagTTAATGTTTCCGTCGACAATTACCAAAAACATCACTTATTCTATGTTTCTTATTCTTAAGATGTTGTAAAGAAAGAATTTTCTCCACGAAAtcttaaaaatagaaaataagaaTAGAGCAATGCTTTTATAATTACTAATGAAATGTGCTAAAGGAAAAACACACAACCTTAGCTCCCTATTCCTGGTGTGTGGGAACAATCATTTCCACTCAACCCTCTACCCCCTCTTACCACATTATTATCCGTGGATTATGTAAAAAAAGTTCAACACCTGCACTTTGTCACCATCAAACAGTCTTAAATGAACATGATGGTCAGTACTAAAAAATCTGCTCTCTAACTTgagaattaattttaaaaaaaatacagcaCAGAATATACCATGTTATTGCCGCTTCCTCCTATAATAATATACAACACCAATTGTGTCAATTCTATTTGTTTCTTTGTCGAAATAAGACGGCAGCAGCGGCAACAGTAGACAAACTCCAAAAGAAAGAATTATGTTGATGAAAACCGTCCACTTAAACAGTGAAACTTCTCTCTCCTTAAAGACACATCTACAGTAACAGCAGAAAGCAGTAACTACAAACAAAGGGATATATGAAGttacaaaaaataatctggaGTCTTTCGTGTAGTGTCAGGCTCAATTTGTCTGGGAGCTGGATCAAACTGCAGAAAATTCTGATCCATATTCTCTCCAATTTCCAGTATGGCAGCCATGTTCCCACATCGGTAACAATAATTAGGTGCACTAAAAACAGTCACCACATTCTTGTCCTTAAAGAGTCATCCAAATAATATTCATCAATAAAGAGAAATGTAATAGGTATCCCTGAAGtgaaaaaggaaaacaatacTCATACTGAATCTAAATATTAGATCAGTCAGTCACCTGGCACCAATTGTATCCTTCCATGACTAGCTGGTGAGCTCTAGATATCAGGGATAGACCATTGGTATGATTGAACTGAGAAGCTATGTCCTGTCCAAATGTATATCCTGCACCACGTGGAGATATTCCCCAACCACAGCGATCATCTGGATCAGACCACAATAGGTCACACATTGGTCCTTCGTGTGGAACCTACATTGTGGTTACAGTTGTCATTTGTCAGGCAAGAAATCTAATTAATTTTCTTGGTGCAGATTAGACAAGACAGATATACAGAAATGAAATTCCAAAAAGGGAACAAAAGACAAGACATCCTAAAAGCCCCCCGGAAAGCTGAAATAAAACACTTCATTGATAATTTGACCatatagaaagagaaagaaggCATCATTGTAAACCCTAGAAAAATTGAGACATTTCCAATGAAAAACGAAAAATTGAGACATTTCCAATGAAAAACAAGTGCTAAAaactacaaaaaataatttcaacatcaaacaatttaaaatacttCTCAAACCATGTTTTAGAAagattttaactaaaaaaaaggTGCGTTTTGCATAAAATGTTCTTCACAGAAAACAATTCAGAATGCAAGAGTTTccaataacaatttaaaaacaaacCTCCTGTATGCGATCCAACGCCCGGATATTATCCAGTGTATCCAAAGATGGTGAGAGACCTCCATGCAAGCAGAAAATCTATAATAAACATGGATGTTAGACACCCTCAAAAAGTTCTCAAAGAAACATTCTGCAACATATTTAACTCAAACCTGACTCTCAATAAGGGCAGTCAAAGGCAAATAATCAAACAGGTCGGTAAAGAATTTCCAGACATTAGCATTTCCATATTTTCTCAAACATTCATCGTAGAAGCCATACCTGAAAACATGTGAAAGATATAGACAAAAAGGTTAGTAAATAAACTATTTTCAGAGTAAAATTCCTAGTATTTCTTGTGTTCAGAGATTTTTTCCACTGTCAAATCCCTTCACAAACCACTCATAAATATGCATTCACAGGCATAAAATGGTGTTACTCCTCTCTACTCATTTCTTCAAATGCAAGTTACAAGCTAGCTCtaacattttatttaaacaatCCACCGTATCCATCTACAAACCCACTTCAATTTGAGCATGATTTTATCATCCAGTCACACCATACGCTTCACTGCCGTTTCTATATGGTAAAAAATGACTATAATACTAGCATCTGCAATCAGAATGATAGACTGCAGAAATTCATCAGCAACAAAATACATCTATTTGCATTCTAAAGCATTTGTATTTATAGTGTCCTATCCAAGAAATAAAAGAATGCATAATATATTATCACAAAATCAGGCTGCTCCCCCCAAGATAACCGTCAGTGTGAATATTGAGGTACATGAAGCCCGTGGGCAATTTCTCATAAAATCAACGAATACAAGAGTCAGGACTGCACACCCTCAACTTATTCTCAAACTTTAAGCTGGATATATCCTAAAATGTTGCTTAAACATGACACATATTTACATATAGAAATTACAATGAGCTTTTATGAAAAACACATAATGTGAAGAAAATGTTCTTACACTTGAGTGATTTGACGACTCTCATGATTTCCCCTAAGGATTGTAATTCTATCTCTATAACGAACTTTCAAGGCCACCAAAAGTGTAACAGTCTCCACTGAATAGTAGCCACGATCTGCATAAATTTTGCCAGTATCATCATCATGAAAAGTGCCCACATATACAAAGTCCAATCTGAACATCATTAAAAGCAGCAtgacagaaaaaataaaagatgataATTGCCATAGTTGGCAGCTTTTTTACATCTGCAACTGTAGCATCCTCATATATTGAAGTGTCAAGCATCATGTCCTTCCCTATTATAACAACAACCACTGTTGATACCTTGATACAAACAGGTTAATAACTTCTGATAGTTTTTATGTTCCCAGCAAATGCTGTTAAAGGACTGGCTAATTAAAGACATTATGACTTTCAGTCCTAGAAAATCCTTTCATATCCttacaaaattcaattttatttgtcCATTAACAGTTATATAAACAATTTGTCCCTTCTGTGAACACTCTTCTGACATGCAAACACTGTAGTATCaagaatttatttaatatttagtgTTTACACCAACATCTCAACACTTCATTCAGTTGCACCAACCTACTCCACACAGTAACAAAAACCAAACCCCGTAACAATATCCAACAACTACATTTCTAATTACAAACCAAGCATTAGCAAAATTTTATCACTGACATGTGGCAATCATCCCAGAAGATAAACAGGAAGGGGCCAGGAGAATAACAAGCTGCACCTAACAATTCTACTTCcaaaaaatactaatttagcGCATAACCAAAATGAGGAGATTTAAACTCAATATTTATATAGAATCAACAGCGGAATCAATGTTACACACACAAACAAAACCCAGACACAAAATCAAGTGCATTTCACAATTTACACAAGTCAAACATTAACCATTTAGAATAAGAAAACCCACAAAATGTAACAACCATATGACATCTCGGGAAAACCTTTGAAAAGCCGATTCCAACTAGTTGATGACAGCACATCCCTAAAAATATATACGTGACCAATAACTACTTAAACTTCCAATTACCCCAACCAAGCAATCAGTCTCTAGCAGTTAACTTTCAAACCGATTCGACCAGCTAAAAAAACCTTAAAATACGCTACTCAAAGTCTATAGCAGATAAAAACGGCATAAAAAATACGAAAGAATAATCGTAACGtaaaatcaaaaacaaaaatttcatTCTCGAAATCCAACACCACGACATGTAATAAATTCAATTATAACACATCACAAAGCATTTCGCGCTATAACGAAACAAGCCAAGCCCTATCTACATCTAATTCAGCTCACGGAATTAATTAATCAAACAAAAAGTAGAGAGATAATCTCAGAAGAGGAAACTCACCTACATAATCGCCCATAAAAAGGTAGTTGGTATCGGGAGCGTTTCCTCCTATCCGAAAAAGCTCGATGAGATCGTAAAACTGGCCGTGAATGTCGCCGCAGACGGTGACGGGACACTTCACCGGTTGAACGTTCCACTCTTCGACGAGAATTGCCCTGGCCTGATCGCAAAGCGCTTTGACCTCCGCCTCCGGCAGAGGCTTGCACTCCATGAGGTGCTCGATCTGCCGGTCCAGATCCGCGTGAGACGGCATCGTTTCGGTCG
The sequence above is a segment of the Phaseolus vulgaris cultivar G19833 chromosome 2, P. vulgaris v2.0, whole genome shotgun sequence genome. Coding sequences within it:
- the LOC137810698 gene encoding serine/threonine-protein phosphatase PP2A catalytic subunit, whose translation is MPSHADLDRQIEHLMECKPLPEAEVKALCDQARAILVEEWNVQPVKCPVTVCGDIHGQFYDLIELFRIGGNAPDTNYLFMGDYVDRGYYSVETVTLLVALKVRYRDRITILRGNHESRQITQVYGFYDECLRKYGNANVWKFFTDLFDYLPLTALIESQIFCLHGGLSPSLDTLDNIRALDRIQEVPHEGPMCDLLWSDPDDRCGWGISPRGAGYTFGQDIASQFNHTNGLSLISRAHQLVMEGYNWCQDKNVVTVFSAPNYCYRCGNMAAILEIGENMDQNFLQFDPAPRQIEPDTTRKTPDYFL